A single region of the Streptomyces sp. AM 4-1-1 genome encodes:
- a CDS encoding glycine betaine/L-proline ABC transporter ATP-binding protein produces the protein MSRLQAEHLYKVFGRRPDQAVRKLEHGADRDELREDGTTAAVIDASFTVDPGQIFVVMGLSGSGKSTLLRMLNGLLEPTAGRVLFDGQDLTALSPRELRAVRSSKISMVFQHFALFPHRSVLENAAYGLEVQGVPRAERDRRAAEALEMTGLAGWEKSWPDELSGGMQQRVGLARALATDADLLLMDESFSALDPLIRRDMQDQLLELQKRLKKTIVFITHDLNEAMRLGDRIAVMRNGEIVQLGSAEDILVRPADDYVASFIQDVDRSRVLTAGSIMEKPEKGRSDKELLAGAPATVSAGTPISELFTPCSTSGAAVAVTDSDGDVIGVVPRGRLLAALGEEPRVEDVPRSRGDGKPPRRGAKKEMTAGA, from the coding sequence GTGTCAAGGCTGCAAGCTGAACACCTGTACAAGGTGTTCGGCAGACGACCCGATCAAGCCGTGCGGAAACTGGAGCACGGCGCCGACCGCGATGAGCTGCGAGAAGACGGAACGACCGCAGCGGTGATCGACGCGTCCTTCACCGTCGATCCGGGACAGATCTTCGTGGTGATGGGCCTGTCCGGGTCCGGTAAGTCGACGTTGCTGCGGATGCTCAACGGACTGCTGGAGCCGACCGCCGGACGCGTCCTCTTCGACGGTCAGGACCTGACCGCACTGAGCCCGCGTGAACTGCGCGCCGTCCGTTCCTCGAAGATCAGCATGGTGTTCCAGCACTTCGCGCTCTTCCCCCACAGGAGCGTGCTGGAGAACGCCGCGTACGGCCTCGAAGTGCAGGGCGTGCCGCGCGCCGAACGTGACAGGCGCGCCGCCGAGGCACTGGAGATGACCGGCCTCGCCGGCTGGGAGAAGTCCTGGCCCGACGAGCTGTCCGGTGGTATGCAGCAGCGCGTCGGCCTGGCCCGCGCACTCGCCACCGACGCCGACCTGCTGCTGATGGACGAGTCCTTCAGCGCCCTCGACCCGCTGATCCGCCGCGACATGCAGGACCAGCTGCTCGAACTGCAGAAGCGGCTCAAGAAGACCATCGTCTTCATCACCCACGACCTCAACGAGGCCATGCGTCTGGGCGACCGGATCGCCGTCATGCGCAACGGCGAGATCGTCCAGCTCGGCTCGGCCGAGGACATCCTGGTCCGCCCGGCCGACGACTACGTCGCCTCGTTCATCCAGGACGTCGACCGCTCCCGGGTGCTCACCGCCGGCTCGATCATGGAGAAGCCCGAGAAGGGCCGCTCCGACAAGGAGCTGCTGGCGGGCGCGCCCGCGACCGTCTCCGCCGGGACGCCGATCTCGGAGCTGTTCACGCCGTGCTCGACGAGCGGTGCCGCGGTCGCGGTCACCGACTCGGACGGCGACGTCATCGGAGTCGTACCGCGCGGCCGGCTGCTCGCCGCGCTCGGGGAGGAACCCCGCGTCGAGGACGTGCCGCGGTCCAGGGGGGACGGGAAGCCGCCCCGGCGGGGCGCCAAGAAGGAGATGACCGCCGGTGCCTAG
- the mycP gene encoding type VII secretion-associated serine protease mycosin, with amino-acid sequence MKRHHRHLVLAACAATAFTVLPPLSAHADTNRAQQWGLEALHTDQAWRTTKGKGVTVAVLDTGVDGSHPDLAGQVLPGKDLIGFGAARGDRSWARHGTAMAGIIAGHGHGTGHADGVLGIAPEATVLPVRVILESTDTARAKARESRGTALADGIRWAADHGADVINLSLGDDSESAHPDRSEDAAVQYALAKGAVVVASAGNSGDKGDHISYPAAYPGVIAVAAVDRYGGHADFSTRGWYATVSAPGVDIIIADPDRDYYEGWGTSAASAFVSGAAALVRAAHPDLTPAQVKRLLADTARSAPGDGRDDATGYGIVDPAAAIEAADAVRPAAGRNGSADVTAGHRGSYFGPGPDPGDEGGGPADRLAPAAGGLGVVLLAVAVVLWRGRNRPGRR; translated from the coding sequence ATGAAACGACACCACCGCCACCTCGTGCTCGCGGCCTGCGCGGCCACCGCGTTCACCGTCCTGCCCCCGCTCTCGGCCCACGCGGACACCAACCGGGCGCAGCAGTGGGGTCTGGAAGCACTCCACACCGACCAGGCGTGGCGCACCACCAAGGGCAAGGGCGTCACGGTCGCCGTCCTGGACACCGGAGTCGACGGCAGCCACCCCGACCTGGCGGGCCAGGTGCTCCCCGGCAAGGACCTGATCGGGTTCGGCGCCGCGCGCGGCGACCGCTCCTGGGCCCGGCACGGCACCGCCATGGCCGGGATCATCGCCGGCCACGGACACGGCACCGGGCACGCCGACGGCGTACTCGGTATCGCGCCGGAGGCGACGGTCCTCCCGGTCCGGGTGATCCTCGAATCCACCGACACGGCCCGTGCCAAGGCCCGCGAATCACGCGGTACGGCCCTCGCGGACGGCATCCGGTGGGCCGCCGACCACGGGGCCGACGTCATCAACCTCTCCCTCGGCGACGACAGCGAGTCCGCCCACCCGGACCGGAGCGAGGACGCCGCGGTGCAGTACGCGCTGGCCAAGGGAGCCGTCGTGGTCGCCTCGGCCGGCAACAGCGGGGACAAGGGCGACCACATCTCGTACCCCGCCGCCTATCCCGGAGTGATCGCGGTCGCGGCCGTCGACCGCTACGGCGGCCACGCCGACTTCTCCACCAGGGGCTGGTACGCCACCGTCAGCGCGCCCGGGGTCGACATCATCATCGCCGACCCGGACCGCGACTACTACGAGGGCTGGGGCACCTCCGCCGCCTCGGCGTTCGTCTCGGGCGCCGCCGCCCTCGTCCGCGCGGCCCACCCGGACCTGACGCCCGCCCAGGTGAAGAGGCTCCTCGCGGACACCGCCCGCTCCGCCCCCGGCGACGGCCGTGACGACGCGACGGGATACGGGATCGTCGACCCGGCCGCGGCGATCGAGGCGGCCGACGCCGTCCGTCCGGCCGCGGGGCGCAACGGCTCCGCCGACGTCACGGCGGGCCACCGCGGGAGTTACTTCGGCCCCGGCCCCGACCCGGGCGACGAGGGCGGTGGCCCGGCCGACCGGCTCGCCCCGGCGGCGGGCGGACTCGGCGTGGTCCTGCTGGCCGTGGCGGTGGTGCTGTGGCGCGGCAGGAACCGGCCGGGCCGCCGCTGA
- a CDS encoding helical backbone metal receptor, giving the protein MRVVSLVPSLTEAVATTGPGLLVGVTDWCTRPAGLTAARIGGTKNPDLAAVVALRPDLVLANEEENREPDLAALRAAGLDVLVTEVRSLDQAFVELTRVLVDGCGLARPRWLDDAEAAWTALPPPAAPRTAIVPIWRRPWMVLGRDTFAGDLLTRLGVRNAYADHAERYPRMPLDELTSAGADLVVLPDEPYRFTAHDGPEAFPALPAVLVDGRHLTWYGPSLAEAAPALRAALR; this is encoded by the coding sequence GTGCGCGTCGTCTCCCTGGTCCCCTCGCTCACCGAGGCCGTCGCCACCACCGGCCCCGGCCTGCTGGTGGGCGTCACCGACTGGTGCACCCGTCCGGCCGGCCTGACCGCCGCACGGATCGGCGGCACCAAGAATCCCGACCTCGCCGCCGTCGTCGCGCTGCGCCCCGATCTGGTCCTCGCCAACGAGGAGGAGAACCGCGAACCGGACCTCGCCGCGCTGCGGGCGGCCGGGCTCGACGTACTCGTCACCGAGGTCCGCAGCCTCGACCAGGCGTTCGTGGAACTGACCCGGGTGCTGGTGGACGGCTGCGGACTGGCCAGGCCGCGCTGGCTGGACGACGCCGAGGCCGCCTGGACGGCCCTGCCGCCCCCGGCCGCCCCGCGCACCGCGATCGTGCCGATCTGGCGCAGACCGTGGATGGTGCTGGGCCGGGACACCTTCGCCGGTGACCTGCTGACCCGCCTCGGGGTGCGGAACGCGTACGCGGACCACGCCGAGCGCTATCCGCGGATGCCCCTCGACGAGCTGACCTCGGCCGGCGCCGATCTGGTGGTGCTGCCCGACGAGCCGTACCGCTTCACCGCGCACGACGGACCCGAGGCGTTCCCCGCGCTGCCCGCCGTACTCGTCGACGGACGCCACCTCACGTGGTACGGGCCGTCACTGGCCGAGGCGGCACCGGCGCTGCGAGCAGCGCTCCGCTGA
- a CDS encoding amino acid deaminase/aldolase: MTARAADRTRYDRATAHLDAPIAVIDLEAFDANADDLVRRAGGKPVRVASKSVRCRALLERVLARPGFAGIMSFTLAESLWLARAGFEDVLLAYPSADRSAFAELAGDPKLAAAVTVMVDDHAQLELIDAARGGGGEVIRVCLELDTSLRLLGGRIRIGARRSPLRSPARLAELARSVERRPGFRLVGLMAYEGHVAGVGDSVAGRPLRSRAVRMMQTAARRELAVRRAEVVRAVRAVAPGLEFVNGGGTGSVQHTAAEPAVTEIAAGSGLYVPRLFDNYTSFTGRPAALFAQPVVRRPGVGVVTVLGGGYPASGAAGRDRLPVPYLPEGLRYDPQEGPGEVQTPLLGSPADDLLLGDKVWFRHAKAGEMCERFDELHLIEGDRITATVPTYRGEGRTFL, translated from the coding sequence ATGACTGCCCGCGCCGCTGACCGGACCCGTTACGACCGGGCCACCGCCCACCTCGACGCCCCGATCGCCGTGATCGATCTGGAGGCCTTCGACGCCAATGCCGACGATCTCGTACGGCGGGCCGGGGGCAAGCCCGTCCGGGTCGCCAGCAAATCGGTGCGCTGCCGGGCGCTGTTGGAGCGGGTGCTCGCCCGCCCGGGGTTCGCCGGGATCATGTCGTTCACCCTGGCCGAGTCGCTCTGGCTGGCCCGGGCGGGATTCGAGGACGTCCTGCTGGCGTATCCGTCGGCGGACCGCTCCGCCTTCGCGGAACTGGCCGGCGACCCGAAGCTCGCCGCCGCGGTGACGGTGATGGTCGACGACCACGCGCAGCTGGAGCTCATCGACGCGGCGCGGGGTGGTGGCGGGGAGGTGATCAGGGTCTGTCTGGAGCTGGACACCTCACTGCGACTGCTGGGCGGCCGGATCAGGATCGGGGCCCGCCGCTCGCCGCTGCGCTCCCCCGCCCGACTGGCCGAGCTGGCACGCTCGGTGGAGCGCAGGCCCGGGTTCCGGCTGGTGGGCCTGATGGCGTACGAGGGACATGTCGCCGGGGTCGGTGACTCGGTCGCGGGCAGGCCCCTGCGGTCGCGCGCGGTACGGATGATGCAGACGGCCGCCCGGAGGGAACTGGCCGTCCGGCGGGCCGAGGTGGTGCGGGCGGTACGGGCCGTGGCGCCCGGACTGGAGTTCGTGAACGGCGGTGGCACGGGCAGCGTGCAGCACACCGCGGCGGAGCCGGCGGTGACCGAGATCGCGGCCGGGTCGGGGCTGTACGTACCGCGGTTGTTCGACAACTACACGTCGTTCACGGGCAGGCCGGCCGCTCTGTTCGCGCAGCCCGTGGTGCGGCGCCCCGGCGTCGGTGTGGTGACGGTGCTCGGCGGCGGCTATCCGGCCTCCGGCGCGGCGGGCCGGGACCGGCTGCCCGTGCCGTATCTGCCGGAGGGTCTGCGCTACGACCCGCAGGAGGGGCCGGGCGAGGTGCAGACGCCGCTGCTCGGCTCCCCCGCGGACGATCTGCTGCTCGGCGACAAGGTGTGGTTCCGGCACGCCAAGGCCGGTGAGATGTGCGAGCGCTTCGACGAACTGCACCTGATCGAGGGCGACCGGATCACGGCGACCGTGCCGACGTACCGGGGCGAGGGCCGCACCTTCCTCTGA
- a CDS encoding ABC transporter permease/substrate binding protein, whose product MPRFKFGSWVESAVDWLQSNLGWLFDAIKAVLGGMYDGVNYVLGGGEPLLVAAVFAVIAFWLRGVVPAVLTFVGFALIDSLSLWDEAMATLSLVVVAAVITIVIAVPMGVWAARNSKVSATLRPVLDVMQTMPAFVYLIPGVMFFGVGVTPGVIATIVFAMPPGVRMTELGIRQVDGELVEAAEAFGTTPRETLTRVQLPLALPTIMAGINQVIMLALSMVVIGGMAGAGGLGEKVYAAITQLQVGLAAESGIAVVILAMYLDRMTGALNERVSPLGRRAAAKAAAAARRFKFTHYKPGTAVAMVGVVVLALLAGGINAIGSGDDKGSEATDSTNVGKGQKINMGYIPWDEGIASTFLWKEILEQRGFTTDMKQLDVGPLYSGVARGDIDFQTDSWLPTTHKDYWDKYSSQLDDLGSWYGPTSLELTVPSYVKGVDSLADLKGQGKKFNGKIIGIESSAGMMGTLNKEVLKAYGLEGEYRVVSSSTSSMLAELDRSIKKKEPVVVTLWSPHWAYGRHDLKKLKDPKGAWGKGEDVHTVAHKGFAEKAPAVADWLKKFKLTEKQLTSLENEIQGAGEGHEQDGVRTWLKKNPGLVDQLAPVAGGGEQQGKDAGKTVNLGYFPWDEAIASTYLWQNMLEDRGYRTTVKQLDPGPLYTGLAQGQLDVQFDSWLPTTHKVYWDKYKDNLTDLGSWYGPTSLELTVPSYVKGVDSLADLKGQGKKFNGKIIGIESSAGMMGTLNKEVLKAYGLEGEYRVVSSSTSSMLAELDRSIKKKEPVVVTLWSPHWAYGAHDLKKLKDPKGAWGEGERIHTVAKKDFAKDFPELTGWLKDFKLTEQQLASLEVEIQKGGGGNEKKSARTWMEANPDVVAKLTPVGS is encoded by the coding sequence GTGCCTAGGTTCAAGTTCGGTTCCTGGGTCGAGTCCGCGGTCGACTGGCTCCAGTCGAACCTCGGCTGGCTCTTCGACGCCATCAAGGCCGTGCTCGGCGGCATGTACGACGGTGTGAACTACGTCCTCGGCGGCGGGGAGCCGCTGCTGGTGGCCGCGGTCTTCGCCGTCATCGCGTTCTGGCTGCGCGGTGTGGTCCCGGCCGTGCTCACCTTCGTGGGCTTCGCGCTGATCGACTCCCTCTCCCTGTGGGACGAGGCGATGGCCACGCTCTCGCTGGTCGTCGTGGCCGCCGTCATCACCATCGTGATCGCGGTGCCGATGGGTGTCTGGGCCGCCCGCAACAGCAAGGTCAGCGCCACGCTGCGGCCGGTGCTCGACGTCATGCAGACGATGCCGGCGTTCGTCTACCTGATCCCCGGCGTCATGTTCTTCGGCGTCGGTGTCACCCCCGGTGTGATCGCGACCATCGTGTTCGCGATGCCCCCGGGCGTACGGATGACCGAACTCGGCATCCGGCAGGTGGACGGCGAGCTGGTCGAGGCGGCCGAGGCGTTCGGCACCACCCCCAGGGAGACCCTGACGCGGGTACAGCTGCCGCTCGCCCTGCCGACGATCATGGCGGGCATCAACCAGGTCATCATGCTGGCCCTCTCCATGGTCGTGATCGGCGGCATGGCGGGCGCCGGCGGGCTCGGCGAGAAGGTGTACGCGGCGATCACCCAGCTCCAGGTCGGCCTCGCCGCCGAGAGCGGTATCGCCGTGGTCATCCTGGCGATGTACCTGGACCGGATGACCGGGGCGCTCAACGAGCGGGTCTCCCCGCTCGGCCGCCGCGCCGCCGCCAAGGCCGCTGCCGCGGCCCGGCGCTTCAAGTTCACCCACTACAAGCCGGGCACCGCCGTCGCGATGGTCGGCGTGGTCGTCCTCGCGCTCCTCGCGGGCGGGATCAACGCCATCGGCTCCGGTGACGACAAGGGGTCCGAGGCCACCGACAGCACGAACGTCGGCAAGGGCCAGAAGATCAACATGGGGTACATCCCCTGGGACGAGGGCATCGCCTCCACCTTCCTCTGGAAGGAGATCCTGGAGCAGCGCGGTTTCACGACCGACATGAAGCAGCTCGACGTCGGCCCGCTGTACTCCGGTGTGGCCCGTGGGGACATCGACTTCCAGACGGACTCCTGGCTGCCGACGACGCACAAGGACTACTGGGACAAGTACAGCTCGCAGCTGGACGATCTGGGTTCGTGGTACGGGCCGACGTCGTTGGAGCTGACGGTTCCGTCGTATGTGAAGGGTGTGGATTCGCTGGCGGATCTGAAGGGGCAGGGCAAGAAGTTCAACGGGAAGATCATCGGTATCGAGTCGAGTGCCGGGATGATGGGGACGTTGAACAAGGAGGTGCTGAAGGCGTACGGCCTGGAGGGTGAGTACCGGGTCGTGTCGTCGAGCACGTCGTCGATGCTGGCGGAGCTGGACCGGTCGATCAAGAAGAAGGAGCCGGTGGTGGTGACCCTGTGGTCGCCGCACTGGGCCTACGGACGGCACGACCTGAAGAAGCTCAAGGACCCCAAGGGCGCCTGGGGCAAGGGCGAGGACGTGCACACCGTCGCGCACAAGGGCTTCGCCGAGAAGGCCCCGGCGGTCGCCGACTGGCTGAAGAAGTTCAAGCTCACCGAGAAGCAGCTCACCAGCCTGGAGAACGAGATCCAGGGCGCCGGCGAGGGCCACGAGCAGGACGGCGTACGCACCTGGCTGAAGAAGAACCCCGGCCTCGTCGACCAGCTGGCCCCGGTCGCCGGCGGTGGCGAGCAGCAGGGCAAGGACGCCGGAAAGACCGTCAACCTCGGCTACTTCCCGTGGGACGAGGCCATCGCCTCCACCTACCTCTGGCAGAACATGCTGGAGGACCGGGGGTACCGGACCACCGTCAAGCAGCTCGACCCGGGACCGCTCTACACGGGCCTCGCGCAGGGACAGCTCGACGTGCAGTTCGACTCCTGGCTGCCGACGACGCACAAGGTGTACTGGGACAAGTACAAGGACAACCTCACCGATCTGGGTTCGTGGTACGGGCCGACGTCGTTGGAGTTGACGGTTCCGTCGTATGTGAAGGGTGTGGATTCGCTGGCGGATCTGAAGGGGCAGGGCAAGAAGTTCAACGGGAAGATCATCGGTATCGAGTCGAGTGCCGGGATGATGGGGACGTTGAACAAGGAGGTGCTGAAGGCGTACGGCCTGGAGGGTGAGTACCGGGTCGTGTCGTCGAGCACGTCGTCGATGCTGGCGGAGCTGGACCGGTCGATCAAGAAGAAGGAGCCGGTGGTGGTGACCCTGTGGTCGCCGCACTGGGCCTACGGAGCGCACGACCTGAAGAAGCTCAAGGACCCCAAGGGCGCCTGGGGCGAGGGCGAGCGGATTCACACGGTCGCCAAGAAGGACTTCGCCAAGGACTTCCCGGAGCTGACGGGCTGGCTGAAGGACTTCAAGCTCACCGAGCAGCAGCTCGCCTCGCTGGAGGTGGAGATCCAGAAGGGCGGTGGGGGCAACGAGAAGAAGTCCGCCCGCACCTGGATGGAGGCCAACCCGGACGTGGTGGCGAAGCTGACACCGGTCGGCAGCTGA
- a CDS encoding TDT family transporter: MGTAIVAGAGVSLPVRVPGLRAVCWVVWALSAVLLCAVLAARAGHWIRHRDQARAHLLDPAVAPFYGCLSMAMLAVGGAAMTVGRDVIGHSAAVAVDAVLFTAGTATGLAAAVAIPYLMVVRHRPAPGTASPVWLLPVVAPMVSAALGPLLVPELPAGQWQEALLLACYAMFGLSLLATLVMLPVIFARLVHQGPLPLALTPVLFLVLGPLGQSTTAVNQLADVAPGVVPAPYASAFGAFAVLYGVPVMGFAMMWLALAGALVVRAVRDGMTFGMTWWGFTFPVGTCVTGASGLARHTGLTAYTWLAVALYVFLVTAWAVAGLRTVRGLLSGALLAAPVPPRPVTARTT, encoded by the coding sequence ATGGGCACCGCGATCGTCGCCGGCGCGGGTGTCTCGCTGCCGGTGCGCGTTCCCGGGCTGCGAGCCGTCTGCTGGGTGGTGTGGGCGCTGTCCGCGGTGCTGCTCTGCGCGGTGCTCGCCGCTCGCGCGGGTCACTGGATCAGGCACCGGGACCAGGCGCGCGCCCATCTGCTCGACCCCGCCGTCGCCCCGTTCTACGGCTGTCTGTCCATGGCGATGCTCGCCGTCGGCGGCGCCGCCATGACGGTCGGCCGGGATGTCATCGGGCACTCGGCGGCGGTGGCCGTGGACGCGGTGCTGTTCACGGCGGGCACGGCCACCGGTCTGGCCGCCGCCGTCGCGATCCCGTACCTGATGGTGGTACGCCACCGTCCGGCGCCCGGCACCGCGTCGCCGGTCTGGCTGCTGCCGGTGGTGGCGCCGATGGTCTCGGCGGCGCTCGGGCCGTTGCTGGTGCCGGAACTGCCGGCCGGGCAGTGGCAGGAGGCACTGCTGCTCGCCTGTTACGCGATGTTCGGGCTGAGCCTGCTCGCGACGCTGGTGATGCTGCCGGTGATCTTCGCCCGGCTGGTGCACCAGGGCCCGCTGCCACTGGCGCTCACCCCGGTGCTGTTCCTGGTCCTCGGCCCGCTGGGGCAGTCGACGACGGCGGTCAACCAGCTGGCCGACGTGGCGCCGGGCGTGGTCCCGGCGCCGTACGCCTCCGCGTTCGGGGCGTTCGCCGTGCTGTACGGGGTCCCGGTGATGGGTTTCGCGATGATGTGGCTGGCGCTGGCGGGCGCTCTGGTGGTGCGCGCGGTGCGGGACGGGATGACCTTCGGCATGACGTGGTGGGGGTTCACCTTCCCGGTCGGCACCTGTGTCACGGGGGCATCGGGACTGGCCCGGCACACCGGCCTGACCGCGTACACCTGGCTGGCCGTCGCGCTCTACGTGTTCCTGGTGACGGCGTGGGCGGTCGCCGGGCTGCGCACCGTGCGGGGGCTGCTCAGCGGAGCGCTGCTCGCAGCGCCGGTGCCGCCTCGGCCAGTGACGGCCCGTACCACGTGA
- a CDS encoding helix-turn-helix transcriptional regulator: MDDKEALRVGAAVRRRRRALGLTLAAVAARSGLSVPFLSQVENERARPSPRSLDRVADALETTTERLRAAADSARAVDVVRCSPDTHTGAGEGKDGVRRVVRGRHQLSALEFSGEIDLGREFQHRNDELMYVAEGAAEVEAEGQAYRLERGDTLFLSGGVRHRWRATSPGTRLLVVAVAEHIDATYDSRR; this comes from the coding sequence ATGGACGACAAGGAAGCCCTTCGGGTGGGTGCCGCGGTTCGCCGACGGCGCAGAGCCCTGGGGCTCACACTGGCCGCCGTCGCGGCCCGCAGCGGCCTTTCGGTGCCGTTCCTCAGCCAGGTCGAGAACGAACGCGCCCGGCCGAGCCCCCGATCCCTGGACCGGGTCGCCGACGCGCTGGAGACCACGACCGAACGGCTGCGGGCCGCCGCGGACTCGGCACGCGCCGTCGACGTCGTGCGGTGCTCCCCCGACACGCACACGGGTGCCGGGGAGGGCAAGGACGGCGTACGACGCGTGGTGCGCGGACGCCACCAGCTCAGCGCTCTGGAGTTCAGCGGCGAGATCGACCTCGGGCGCGAGTTCCAGCACCGGAACGACGAGCTGATGTACGTCGCGGAGGGCGCCGCCGAGGTCGAGGCCGAGGGCCAGGCGTACCGGCTGGAGCGCGGGGACACCCTCTTCCTCTCCGGCGGGGTACGCCACCGCTGGCGCGCCACCTCGCCCGGCACCCGGCTGCTGGTCGTCGCCGTCGCCGAGCACATCGACGCCACCTACGACTCCCGCCGCTGA
- a CDS encoding LysR family transcriptional regulator: MSSDARGHLSHRVPDLGALELLLAVARHGSLGRAARDVGITQPAASSRVRSMERQLGVALIDRSPRGSRLTDAGALVTDWARRIVEAAEAFDVGAQALRDRRDSRLRVAASMTIAEYLLPGWLIALRGERPGTAVSLLAGNSSAVAERLLSGEADLGFVEGLSVPEGLDGAVIAHDRLVVVVAPGHPWARRRTPLTPGELAATPLILREHGSGTRQVLDAALAVHGGLARPLLELSSTTAVKGAAESGAGPCVLSELALGEELSSRRLVTIPVAGVRLRRQLRAVWPSGHRPTGPARDLLSLTADPTASPRTG; this comes from the coding sequence ATGTCCAGTGACGCGCGCGGCCACCTCTCCCACCGGGTCCCCGACCTCGGGGCGCTGGAGCTGCTGCTCGCGGTCGCGAGGCACGGCAGCCTGGGCAGAGCGGCCCGGGACGTCGGCATCACCCAGCCGGCCGCCAGCAGCCGCGTCCGGTCGATGGAACGCCAGCTCGGCGTCGCTCTGATCGACCGTTCGCCGCGTGGTTCCCGGCTCACCGACGCCGGCGCCCTCGTCACCGACTGGGCCCGCCGGATCGTGGAGGCCGCCGAGGCGTTCGACGTGGGCGCGCAGGCGCTGCGGGACCGGCGCGACTCCCGGCTGCGGGTCGCCGCCAGCATGACGATCGCCGAGTACCTGCTCCCGGGCTGGCTGATCGCTCTACGCGGCGAACGGCCCGGGACCGCCGTCTCACTGCTGGCGGGCAACTCGTCGGCCGTCGCCGAGCGGCTGCTGTCCGGCGAGGCGGACCTCGGGTTCGTGGAGGGCCTGTCCGTGCCGGAGGGGCTGGACGGGGCGGTGATCGCCCACGACCGGCTCGTGGTCGTGGTCGCCCCCGGCCACCCCTGGGCCCGCCGCCGAACCCCTCTCACCCCGGGGGAACTGGCCGCGACCCCACTGATCCTGCGCGAACACGGCTCCGGGACCCGCCAGGTCCTGGACGCGGCCCTCGCCGTGCACGGCGGCCTGGCCCGGCCGCTCCTGGAACTCTCCTCCACCACCGCCGTGAAGGGCGCCGCGGAGAGCGGGGCCGGACCCTGCGTACTGAGCGAACTCGCCCTCGGCGAGGAACTCTCCTCGCGCCGCCTGGTCACGATCCCCGTCGCTGGCGTACGGCTGCGCCGCCAACTGCGCGCGGTCTGGCCGTCCGGCCACCGCCCCACGGGCCCGGCACGCGACCTGCTCTCGCTGACGGCGGACCCGACGGCGTCACCCCGCACCGGCTGA